The following is a genomic window from Pyricularia oryzae 70-15 chromosome 5, whole genome shotgun sequence.
ATGCAATGCCGCAAAAGtcatgaagaaaaaaaagaaacccatGAGAAAAAGCAGATAAAAGCCAGACAAAAAGCAGAGAGCCTACGCCTCAATGGCCACCTCATCCGGTCGGCCAGCCCGTACCGTCTCATCCCGGACCTGCTTGAGGAAAGGCATCAGGGCTGTTCCACCTGTGCCCGTGAGCTGAGTCTCTGACATGCGCCTCTTGCGCTCcccaccaccagcaccaccaccattgGCAGCCCCGTCTACATCATTGTTGGGGACCGCTACCGGGTTCTGAGGCGGCTCGCGCCACGCCACGCCGGCCAAGCCAATGTTCCTCTGACCTGGCTGCTGACCCAGTCCGGACCGgacctgctgctgttgcctaCGCGAGGGCAGGATGATGTAGCGGGCCACGATCTGCAGGTGCTTGTTGCGTAGGCCGGCCAGCACCCGGGTGGCCCGCGTAAAGGTGCTCCTCAGCAGGCCGCGCTCCGCCATGAGTTCGtggtcctcctcgtcctcctgcTCCCCGGTGGCCTCGTCCGTCTCCATCGGCTGCAGGGCAAAGTCGCGGATGCTCGGCAGGGATCTTACGTATTCGAGAAAGCGTCGATGCGGGCCCGGCATGTAGGCGCGCACCTCCTCGTGGAAGGGAAGCTCCTGGTCCTCGCGCTTCTTGAGGTCCGAGTTCTGGTTCTCGGTCGCCTTGTGCTCGACCCCCAGCACTATGTCAAAAAACTGAATCAGACTGCTCTGTCCGTTGCTCCCGCCCCTGAGACCCAGCCAGTCGCCCTGGCCGTCGCCTTGATCGTAGAGCACGCCGCGCGGGAGGCCGGCATCGGCCATGTTCTTGCTGCCAGCCAGGAAGGGCCGGATGGCATGGTAAAAGACGTCGGGCCCGCACCGCTCGTGCATGCGGTCGAGAATGTCTCCGACCCTGCGGATAGACGCCATGAGCTTGTGCAGCGCGGCAATGTTTTGCCTACAGGCGGCCAGGTCGTTGTTTGGTATGGCGTTCATGGCCGAGATCATGGCGGGTATCACATTGCCGCCCTCACACTCGAGGGCAACGCTGACGGCGTAGAACCAAGACTCGTCCGGGGTCCCGGTAAAGGTGATCAACGACTCGATGGCGTCAAGGTCGCTAAAGGGGGCACCCTCGGCAGTGGTGCGAAAGTTCCACAGGTTGGTTGCCGCATATGTTGCCGCCGGGGGGAGATCGAGATGCCTGGAGATGTCGAGCAGCGGCACGGTGATCTGGGGCGGCAGGTGCTCCGAGGGCTTGTCTCCGCCCCAGATGTAGGCGTGGGTCGCAAAGGTCAGGATAAGATAGGCGCGCCTCCACTCCTGTTCGGCCTGCAGCCGGGATGTGGAGAGCACGGGCAACTCCGCGTCGACATGGGCCCTGAAGCTATTGGTCTGCAGGAGCTTGGGCAGGGAAGATGCAAGTGTCTCCCAGGGCTGATAGTAGGCGTCTGGTAGGACTGCCAGTGGTTCTGCCGACGGTAGGAACCCATTGGGCGTGACGGAGTATTTTGACTCGAGCCATGAAGCCAAGTCAGCTGGGGATTGTGGCGTATGTTCAGGGGGTGACATTgtggtggtgttggtgtACCGGTGTGTATAATTgagcttctttttctttttctttttttctttttgtttgcttgTTTGGGGGGTGTTGCAAGGGAGTGTTGCAAGGGAGTGCAAGTGTAGTGTAGATGGTGTGGTGTTGATCACAACAATAGGGAGAGACCACCACCGGACAAGAGAGTGACTATGTTTGTGTAAAACAAGAAACAATACTTTCAAGCCgtgatgaagaaaaaaaagtaatagaagaaaagatgaaaaaaaagacacaagagggaaaaaaaatcaaaaaagCTGGGTCTTCCTTGCCCGGCTTTGGTCTGATATCTGTCTGATTCTCGTCTGAAAGTAAGGAattgttttttgttgttgtggtCGTTGTGGTCGTTGTATGTACACTGCAGACTTTTGCTGCTTTGTTCGCTGCTCACTCTCGAGTAAACCTCAAAGCTTCCTTACTCTTTCCTCCCTCATCCAACGAACCCAACACAAGGTCCCCCGAAGACACCTTAAGGAAAGTCAGGACCCGGGAGCGCCAAGTATCACGTCAGGGAATGGCCCGCTACTCTCTGGGTCCTGCTGGTCTTGGTGGTTCCCAATTCCCGGCTTCGGAGACCATCGGACCAAACCTAAGCAGCGAATTAGATGGCATCTCCGGGTCTAAACTCTGCAATCTCTGCAGGCTCAGCCAATTGACAAGCTGTACGGGCCATTATAAACAGGAGTCTCCCCCGTTTTCGTCGCCATTTCTAGACGATATTTTTGTAACCTCGCGCATTGACGCTCTTCTGGACTCGCGCCTAATTTCAAGTTCGGCAGCGAATATTCGAACCAAGTGGAAACTAACCTTGTCGGTGACAGGGTTGGCATTGTTAATAGCAGGGTTGGCGTCGAGACTCGCAGGGCCAAACCAATTCCGCATCGTTGAAAAAGCCTCATGGTTTTTGTGCCGAGGTCCACCGCCTCGGACGCGGAACCACGGCTAGGCGCGGCTGAAGACGGGTTTGCGCCACGTCCCGGTGGATCTCTGCAAGGAAATGGCGTCACGACCCAGACGTGCAATGTCCGGTAACTTCAATTCTGCTGCAAAACACTCGCGCCGAGTAACCTGCGGCATCGGACCCTGTGGGGCTTGGTCCGAGTCGACTGCAGGCGTCGTCCTGACCGTTGCGCCTGGCTGCTGTACACCTTTGCGCTGGGCTCGGCTACAAAGTGTTCTCGAGCGTCCTCACTGGGCGACGTGGAATTGGAACACGAGGAAACAAGAGACTATCGAATAATTGCAATATTTTCAAGTTTCACCTTTGAGACTCGACGGCTACCTGTCCATCTATCTACCCATCCACCATTACTCTCTCACCTTGACCATATTCTCTCACCTTGACCACCGACCTGACTTGACCTACTCACCTTACttacccaaggtacctcTGCACTATTTGTTACTTGCCAGTACTGTACGTGCCTTACTTTTTTACCTTGCTTGACTTGGTCGACGTAAAACTTACCTTACTCTTCCTTGGCTGTCAAGTCAAACCTCATCCGACACCCGTCCGTCGTATTCATACCTTCCCAGTCACCGCATTAAACAAATCCCTTGAATTCCACCAAGTCGGATCCATCCGTCCAAGACTTCTTTTTATTATTCCCAATCCCTGACAACGCCACAAATAACCGCAGAACCCCACCATTTTACCGCTCATCATCCTCGATTCATCATGGCTGCTACCCAAAAAAGCCTCTGTGCCATTCCGGCAGACCCCATCGAGTTCCCCGCCGATGCCAACACCCTGGATTACGCCCGTTCCGAGGATGCCAAATGCCCGATACGGCATATGCGCGAGCACTTTATTTTCCCCACCCGTGCGTCGCTGAAGAAGAAGGCTCTTGATGGGCGCCTGCCAGgtgggttcttttttttttttttttttttttttttttttaagtcTCTTTCTTGTTCCTTGTCCCAGTAAACTTTGAGCTATCGGGACCCATGCTCGATCCGATCGGTCCGTTCCGCTTCTAAATATGGCCTGGCCCCATTTTCAAAGCAAACAaccaaaggaaaaagaagaagaaaagaacaagacaagaggaaaagaaacgaaacttGCATACTCATGTCTCCATACTAACCCTGATTCCTCCTGACCCTGCGTCCTCTTACAGCATACCCACCTAACCATGCCAAACCTGGAGAGACAGCCACAGCCCAAAACGGCACCTCCAACACCAACGACGACAATGTCACACCTGCCGTCTACTTTTGTGGCAACTCGCTCGGCCTGCAGCCCAAGGCCACCAGAGATCACATCAATGCCCAGCTAGAGACGTGGGCGTCCATCGGCGTCCATGGCCACTTTACCTCGTGGGACAACTCGCCGCTCAAATCCTGGCAGGACATGGCCGCTGATTGTGCCGCACAGTCGGCATCTGTTGTCGGCGCCAGCCCAGACGAGATCGCCATTATGAACACCCTGACTGCCAATCTGCATTTTATGATGGCCTCCTTCTACCGTCCCACTGAGAAGCGTCACAAGATCATTTCAGAGTGGAAGCCTTTTCCCAGCGACACTGTGAGTCAAGTtgttgtgtttttttcttctttcttctctttttcctttgaCATTTCACGTGATCTTcacctttcttcttcttgtatGCTCATCTGCTcattgctttttcttttctccagTACGCCATTGCCTCCCAGATCCAATGGCATGGTTTCGACACAGCCACCTCCCTGGTTGAGCTTCACCCAGATGAGAACTACTACATCTCGACTGAAAAGATCCTCGCCACCATCGATGAGCACGCCGAAAGTACAGCCCTCCTGCTCCTGCCCGGGATCCAGTACTGGAGCGGCCAGCTCTTCGATATGCCCCTGATCACAGCCCACGCCCGCGCAAAGGGCATCGTGGTCGGGTGGGACCTTGCCCACGCCGTCGGCAATGTGCCTCTGAGCCTGCACGATTGGGACGTCGACTTTGCCATCTGGTGCACTTACAAGTACCTCAACGCCGGGCCCGGTGCCATCGCCGGCGCCTTTGTCCACGAGAGGCATGGAAAGGTCGACAGCGATGGCTTCAAGCTGCGATTGTCGGGCTGGTACGGCAACAACAAGGCCACACGTTTCAACATGGCCAAGGACTTTGACCCCACCCCTGGCGCCCAGGGTTGGGTCGTGAGCAACCCCTCGGGCATCGATCTCGCTAGCTTGGGCGCCGCCCTATCAGTCTATAACCTGACCACCCCGGCCGACCTGAGGAAAAAGTCGCTGTGGCTGACAGCTTACGCAGAGCACCTGCTCAACGGCATCCTCAAGGACGAGGCTGCATCTTCCGCGGGTGATGGGAAGAAGCCCGCATTCAGAATCATCACCCCTTCCAACAAAAACGAGCGCGGCGCTCAGCTTAGCGTGCTCCTTCGGGAAGGGTTATTGGACGTTGTGGGTGAAAAGATGGAGGCTGCCGGTGTTGTGTGCGACAGGCGCAAGCCCGACGTGATGCGCGTGGCGCCGGTACCCATGTACAACTCGTATGAGGACGTGTGGAGGTGCGTTGATGCACTTAGGAAGGCCGTCATGTCATGAAGGTGAAGCAAATGCGGTCTGTCTGTTGCTGGTCTCTCTATCTCTTtcactctctctctctctcttttttcttttggtcctcccccccttttccccttttttATCCATGTGGCTTCAAGGTTGGTAATCGTCGGGAAATGGTCGGTTGCATAGCGATTTTGCGGGAAATACATAAATACTATATATGATACACAATTTTTTGAAAATAAGCAAAAGGATGCCAAGAAGCTATTGTCTTGGCCTATCTTGGCCTGGAGGGTCTTCATCccttgctttcttttttttcgtgtgtTTGTTTGAGAGGCCCTTACCAATCTGTGGGTGTTGCTATACTACTTGACTACGTACCTAACCTATGCACGTACTAGCGAGGGAGTCTAGACCAGATCTGGTACTTTGGACTACGAAGTACCAAGACTACCTACTTAATCAACAATCAAATCACCGGTGTGATGCATGCCGCAGGGGCGCCACCCACACCGTACAGCCACCAACTTCTGCAATTAAGCATAAGACGATGTATCGCTGGAAGTCTGCCGGAGAAATTGCTACGGATGGAATGCATGGGCTGGCGGGCTGGCTGATTGTGCGCGCACGGCGGCGTGTTTCACACATGATGATAGGTTGACGTCAGTTTAGATAAGACCAATTGTGCTACTCTTTCACTGTGTCAACGACGGGTTCGAACTGATTTGACCGAACAGAGGCCATTGCAGATATATTAGGTACCTAAAAATTATATAATTAGAGGTACTCAAGGTAGGGAAGAAGGGCAAACTCAAGGTAGGGAAGAAGGGCAAAGGAGCATCGTGTACCTCTTACCCAAACTCATGCTCGATTGAAATGCTTGCAGTTACAGTATGTACCTTACTGTACTTGCTTGAGCCATGGACGTATCGTATTTACATACTATGTTGTGGAATGGAAGGGCAAGCAAGCTTCATGGGTGGGGTGACCCAGGGTTTCCGGAGCTGTTGTTCCCCGCCTGTAGCGAGCGATAACGACGGGTTGCATTCTCGATACATGGcaaaataggtaggtaggttgcTGTATACGGTAAAGTGCCAAAAGTGCTTGCGCTCGCCTACCTATCCGGTGAACCCCGTTTTGCCCCGTGCATGATTGTCTTGATTGGAAATGCAGAGTTGCTTCTCACTGCCGCgtgcaaaacaaaaagaaataactagaactaggtgcTGTCGAGTTATTTCTCTTGGTACGGATGAATTTAGACCCCGCCAGTTCAGTAGCTCCAAACAGGGTCCTGCGTGGCGAACCATCCAAATACGGCACTCCCGCTGTCTACAGTTGTACTATAGTAAAAAGTCACACACACCAGCCCCAGCGAGCCCACCCACCCGGGAGAAAGTGGAGAGGGCCCAGTAGCGCGCCCCAGTTTCTTCACGCGAACTACTCTGATCATATTTACTTCAGAAATTCCGTTCTATTCTGgagttctagtctagcttTTGTCACCAGCGAAACGCACTCATTCTTgttttattgtttttttctgtttgtgTTTTTCAGTTTTCGCCAAACCAACAAAAACTTGAACTCAATTCAATCGAGACGCTCCGCCAGACAGATGTTCAACGATCAGACACGACGACCCTTACACTAGGCAGGCAATGTGCGCAAACCTCTCAGAGGAGTCGGCGATCCAGATTAGTGACGGGCGCCCTCTCAGTCGCAGCCCCGAATGGGGGGATCACGGCGGCGGGCAGCCccacaagcagcagcagcagcaccgtcAATACCAACCGCATCACCGCCAGCatcctcatcatcaccaGAGTAATCAAAATTACAATCACAACCTCCGCCACCAGTCGACCAAGTCCGCTGCCGCCAAAACACAAGACCGTCACCAGCAACCAGCAGTGTGGACTTGGTTGAATGCAATTGGGGCTGATGGTGCTCGCATGGTGACTCCATCCCACCCGTGTAGTCCCCCGACCCATGTGCCGCCAACAGATTCCCCCGAATtcggcaccaccaccaccagcagcttCGTTCGACCCTTGGTCCGACGGCGCTCGACTTTACCAACCAATTCACCCATGTCAACCCACGATGGCAACTCAGCCGATGCTTCAAGAATTAATTTCGCTTTCGACCCAAGGCAACAAATCAGCACCAGTGGTGTACTTTTTGGCGTCTCTGAGCTTTTTGATTGGCGACCTCCCCACGTGGATGCTTCTCATGTGTGTTAtttcttttcctcttcttttcttttcttttcttttatttgtttTCACCCCCTCTTTTACCCGGATATCCGGACCTTGGGTCTCAATGCCCTCGCCTCATCCCTCGCCCCCTCTCCcccaacctacctaccctggTTAGGCAAATTGTTTGTTAAGCTGACattgtttttcttgctttttttttctccgctTCTCTCGAGAAGAAGCGCAAGGTTTCGCCTCCACAGACTTGCGTCAAATGCCATACAACCGAGACACCAGAATGGCGCAACGGTCCAGCAGGTCCCGGGACCCTGTGCAACGTCTGCGGCTTGGTGTTTGCAAAGAAACGCGCGCGCAGAGATCGAGACTCCTGGTCTCTAGATGTCAATAATGCGCGCGGGGGCTGCTAGCACCCAACGAAATTTTCTGCAGTCGCCATGCCACCAAACCAGCCATTGATCCAAGACATAGTCTGGGCCTAGGGTGTCCAGTGGCCTTCTCATCCTACCTAGGCTACCTAGGTTCTCAGTCTAGCAGAGGGACTACGGAACCTGTATTCAGGGTGGGAAACCATGCCCGATACCAAGATTTAGCCAAGGCCGGcagacgaaaaaaagaaaacacgcCAGTTAATGATCATGCGACATGGTTGACATAATTAATTTACCTATCGGCCGCAATAATGACAACATTATGAGAACAATATGAGAACAACGAGAGCAACAAcaacggcagcagcaacaagagAACGAACCCCACCCATTCCTTTGGTCGGATTTATTGTTTAGATTCTCCAACAAATTAGTTGAGCTCAATACGTACCCGGCAAAACTGCCACAAGGCCTCCATCAACTATCAACGATAAGCCGTTGACGTATGCTCCTGCTCGCGACGCCAAGTATAGCGCTGCCCCGGCGAGGTCAGCGTCGTCGCCGAAGCGTCGCTCCGGTATGTTATTAGCAGACAGCCCACTCTTGTCGTCACTGAGCAAGGGTGCAGTCATCTCAGCTTTTGAATAGAAGCCAGTTAGCCACGTTGTTTGTgcacttttttattttcttttttctttttctgtttctttCGGTGCCTTTGTTATGATTTCCAATGATGATAATATATGTTGGGGGGACGGAAGGCGCTCACTCGGAAATACCCCCAGGTTGAGCAGGTTCACCCGGATTCGATAAGGCACAAACAAAGTGCTCAAAATTTTAAACATCTGGTTTACTGCCGCTTTGCTGGTCGCGTACGCGACGGCTCCGCTCCCCGCCAATTGTCTCACGTATGCTACCGCGCTCGAATTGACGATGACCTGGCTCGAAACACCTGGCAGGCGGTTGGTTTCGCTGTTCCCTTTATCCAAAAGGTCGAGGAAGGCGGCGCAAGTAAAAAAGGCACCTGTGACGTTGGTTGCAAATGGTCGTGTGAAATTCTCATCCGACCATTCGTTAAAAATGTAGTTTTGCAGCTGTCCCGGCGACGGGGTTAACGTGCCAATGCCGAGCAGATTAGGGCCCGTAACGCCGgcgttgacgacgacgaggtggACAAAGCCCACATCTGCTGCAATTTGGGCGGCCGCAGAAGCGAGCTCATCCTTTTGCATTACGTCGACGCGCAACGGGACCATGACGCCTGCGGCCGTGCGATCAGACCCCAACGCTGCCGTCTCCTGGAGCTTTTCGAACCGACGGCCGAGCAGGTACACGCGCGCAGCACCATTGTACGCCAAGGCCAGGGCGATGGAGCGACCTATACCGCTCCCGGCCCCCGTCACGACGGCCACCAGGCCGTTGACTCTGAAAAGTGCTGCCGGGTCAAACTTGGACGGGTCAACGGTGTTGCTGTTCATGGTGATGTAGTTGAGTCCCTATATAGATAGCGTCTTTGGAGTACAATTGTTGTTAGTGGAGTCGACTCGGACGAGGGTGGTGTTGGACAATCTGTTGAAACTCGAGAGATGTTGACGGTTCCGGGTAGATGAATGACAGATAAATAGGGTCTCAAATATATACACAGACAAGGTTTGAGATCTTAAACCCCCAGGGTGCATTGGCAGGTTTTGCGTGCATTTTCTGCAAACCGAGCACGTTTCTGATGTGGAGGATTTACCCATGGCTACAGGTAAAGCTTGGGATGGCTCGCGAGCCAATTCTATccgccgaaaaaaaaaaaaaaaaaaaaaaagaagaaaaaaaggtattGCACAAACATCGAATAAAGATGGACCTCCTACTTCTTGGCCTGTTTTTGTTCCAACAGAGCAGACTGAGATGTACAAATCTTTGCTTCCCATTGCTGCGAGCGTCTCGACATCATCACATGGGTGCGTTTACATTTATTTGCCTTTGCGGCTACAGAGCATAGACTTCTGCCAGTTAGTCCCGGCTTATTAGATCATTTGTCAAATCCGGTTGGCACGAGAGCTAACTCATTTTCGGctcaaaaagaaaataccCCATCTATTCtcatctagaactagtctagtctggtCTTATTCTGGTTCGAGTTATAGATGATGAGACGCCGCTAGTCCGGGTTTACCATCTCTCACCTCGGTAACCTCTGTTGAAAGACGGGCTGGTCCAGGTGGCCGGAGAGCCCTCCACGGCTACAAAAAAACCATCCACGTTGGACAAACATTGCACGTGGCGGCATGCCGTCATCTGATGTCGGTATTCGTATCTGAACTCtaccctttttttcctttgtccGGCTGGCATGCTGGTTTCATGGCTGGTGGTTCAGACATAAAACTACgggggtgtgtgtgtgtgtgaatCTGCTTCATGTTCAATAAGTAATTTCTGAAAGAGTTGATTGTTCGTTTTTCCTCCTGTGAGGGGCTTGGTTTCTGTCCGGATTTCTTGAGGCCTTCCTTTTGGGTCCCTCCCCACACCTTGTACATCATCCGGTCACGACGATAACCTtgttttggatttttgtctggtttttttttcgttgctCCCAGCGATGCAGACTCTAGGTTGTAGCATGGGGTAGAGGACAGCTTTTGCTCTTCGTTTGCTGTTAATTCGTGGGTGGGTAACGCATATTTGGTTGGTGAGGTTTGTAGACTATCCAGGCTCCAAGAGCTGTCCATCTATACCCATGTATTCCTAGCCCTTGATATGTCTTCCATTTCCGTATTTCTCCAGGTGTTCCCTTGTTTGTCCTGCTCGCGAACATTTACTGAGTAGCCCTTGCTGTTCGTTGCACATCATCCGATCCTCACCAAGGGGTGTCGCTATAATGAGGCCTGAGAGACTCTCAAACGGGGAGAGGTTGGAATTAAGCTCATGGGCTAGGCTCGCCATTCGGCGTCATCTTCCTTGTTGCTTTGGTGACAAACGAGCAAAAAATGTAAAAAGGCAGATTGCAACGAGGGGTTCGGGATGCGGGTTCCGAAAGCAAGGAGTTACTTCTATACTCCATATCAAGATATAGATAGCAGACACTGGCTGATGATATATATTTAATCTCCATACGCTGCCCTCTGTGGTGTAGATTCCTACTTTTCCTGGCTCCAACAGACTCGACTTGCTTGACGTATCATTGGCTCGACGATATCGAGAATTTGCCCTCAGACTTGATGACTACAGTCAGTGATTGGCCACTCCGGCTCAATGCCTGAAGGAGGGCGTTCCCTGGCCCGGTGGTTGAATCCAGACTGATAACTGTTTTCTCTACGCCGCGTCGCTGATCAGTTGTCTATACATAATAGTGGAGCCATGGGCATGATCTATCTAGTCAAGATATTGACGGACTATGTGCTGGTCAACCCGAGGAGGGCGGTAGTGCAAGTCACATGTCCTTACACCTGTTTGCAATATTAGTCCAGCACCCCAAAGTAACGATACGCGCCCGGTCAAAGGTTACAATGCAACCCAGAATCGTCAGTGCCTCTTGGGTCCTGGCCAAGGATTGGTGGTGGCAAGTGATGTTTTAGGCAGGCGCTGCAGCAACACCCATCGATAGTACCATGGGCGTCGTTCTCCCCCAACAAAGACTGTCTGAGAAAGTCTCATGTCATTTCTACGTGGAATGATCGGATATATGGACCGTCCCTGTCTGCCATTTGACTGTGATCCCGCCAATCAGGTACTCGGACAGTCGACCTTCTTTCTTCCATGAGCAGCTGACAGAGTCTAGTTTCCCTCTCGGGCGTTCGTGGATAGTCTCATATGTCGGGATATGGGTGAGGGAGCAGTAGCCGCAAGAGTTTCCCCATCACTCCGCCCTAAACGTTCAATATACATCCACAGTCTGTAGTCGATAAATGTCATTGGGATATAGAATAGCGTTGTCAGTCCCCACTGGCCAAGTTATACTATAGGCAGAATCCTCCACCAATGAATGCAAACCAAGCAGACTCGTCCGGAAAATTATTCCCGCATCCACAGTGGTTGGCTTCCCGCTCGGAGAATCGCAGGCCGTGTTTGAGTATAG
Proteins encoded in this region:
- a CDS encoding kynureninase gives rise to the protein MAATQKSLCAIPADPIEFPADANTLDYARSEDAKCPIRHMREHFIFPTRASLKKKALDGRLPAYPPNHAKPGETATAQNGTSNTNDDNVTPAVYFCGNSLGLQPKATRDHINAQLETWASIGVHGHFTSWDNSPLKSWQDMAADCAAQSASVVGASPDEIAIMNTLTANLHFMMASFYRPTEKRHKIISEWKPFPSDTYAIASQIQWHGFDTATSLVELHPDENYYISTEKILATIDEHAESTALLLLPGIQYWSGQLFDMPLITAHARAKGIVVGWDLAHAVGNVPLSLHDWDVDFAIWCTYKYLNAGPGAIAGAFVHERHGKVDSDGFKLRLSGWYGNNKATRFNMAKDFDPTPGAQGWVVSNPSGIDLASLGAALSVYNLTTPADLRKKSLWLTAYAEHLLNGILKDEAASSAGDGKKPAFRIITPSNKNERGAQLSVLLREGLLDVVGEKMEAAGVVCDRRKPDVMRVAPVPMYNSYEDVWRCVDALRKAVMS